In bacterium 336/3, the following proteins share a genomic window:
- a CDS encoding transketolase — translation MKKFEILGNNDTRSGFGVGLLEIAKQNDQVVGLCADLTGSLKMDAFQKQFPERFFQVGIAEANMMGIAAGLAVTGKIPFTGTFANFSTGRVYDQIRQSIAYSHKNVKICASHAGITLGEDGATHQILEDLGMMRMLPGMVVINPCDYNQTKAATMAIAEHYGPVYLRFGRPKVPIFISENTPFQIGKALLLQEGTDVTILATGHLVWKSIQAAEILAQRGISVELINIHTIKPLDEEAILASISKTKCVVTAEEHQRFGGLGSAVAEVLATKLPTPQEFVAVNDTFGESGTPDDLMKKYGLEAENVVAAVEKVLTRKK, via the coding sequence ATGAAAAAGTTTGAGATATTAGGTAATAATGATACTCGTTCGGGTTTTGGAGTAGGCTTATTAGAAATAGCCAAGCAAAATGACCAAGTAGTGGGGCTTTGTGCTGACCTTACAGGTTCACTCAAAATGGATGCCTTCCAAAAACAATTTCCTGAACGTTTTTTCCAAGTCGGAATTGCAGAAGCCAACATGATGGGCATTGCAGCAGGTTTAGCAGTTACAGGTAAAATTCCTTTTACAGGTACTTTTGCGAATTTTTCGACAGGGAGAGTTTATGACCAAATACGTCAATCTATTGCTTATTCCCATAAAAACGTAAAAATTTGTGCTTCTCATGCAGGTATTACACTTGGAGAAGACGGTGCGACTCATCAGATTTTAGAAGATTTGGGCATGATGCGTATGCTTCCAGGGATGGTAGTGATTAATCCTTGTGACTACAACCAAACAAAAGCGGCAACCATGGCAATTGCAGAACATTATGGACCTGTTTATTTGCGTTTTGGAAGACCCAAAGTACCTATATTTATTTCAGAAAATACACCTTTCCAAATAGGTAAAGCTTTATTGTTACAAGAAGGAACAGATGTAACCATCTTAGCAACAGGACATTTGGTTTGGAAATCTATCCAAGCTGCTGAAATACTGGCTCAAAGAGGAATCAGTGTAGAATTAATCAATATTCATACCATCAAACCATTGGATGAAGAAGCAATTTTAGCCTCTATATCTAAGACAAAATGTGTGGTTACAGCAGAAGAGCATCAACGTTTTGGAGGTTTGGGAAGTGCAGTAGCAGAAGTATTGGCAACAAAATTGCCTACTCCCCAAGAGTTTGTAGCAGTCAATGATACTTTTGGTGAAAGTGGAACTCCTGATGATTTGATGAAAAAGTATGGTTTAGAAGCAGAAAATGTGGTGGCAGCCGTTGAAAAGGTATTAACAAGAAAAAAATAA